The nucleotide window TCAGGCAGATTACGGCGGCGGTTATGGGACGGAAGCCCAATCCCACCATTAGGGCACCGGCCACGGCTACCGGGGTGCCGAAACCGGCCGCACCTTCCATGAAGGCGCCGAAGCTGAAGGCCACCAGCAGGGCCTGCAGACGACGGTCTGGCGAGATGCTGGCCACGCTGTTCTTAACGATCTCAAATTTCCCTGTTACCAGAGTCATCGTATAAAGAAAAATTGCCGAAAAAACGATCCAGCCTATTGGCAGCAGGCCATACATGGCGCCCATGACAAAGGCGCTGATGGCCGAAGGAACGGGCATCTTCATTACCATCACAGCAATCAGAATTCCAACTACCGCAGCGGTAATGGCCGCATAAGGAGCGAATATACCTCGCTCAATACGCCCGTACTTGTTCTTATGGGGGTGGATGGCCAGCAGGTACAGCAACACGACAATGGGCAGAGCGGCTACAACCGTGGATAAAAAGACGTTATTCAGCGGGTTATAATTCTGCAAGTATTGCAAAATAAGTCCCTCCTCTCATTTTTCAAAGCTCCCTTTTTATAAAACAATTCGTTCATACGATCTCCTCCCCTTTTATCACCTCCCGTTGTTTCTTTTCGGGACCAATGTCCTGCTGGTTAGACCACACCGTGATATTATTAATATATTCAACGAACCATGTAATTTTCCTGCTGAATCATGCAGAAAATTTTTATTTGCCTTTAAACTTGTGATTACTATAACTTTTTTCCGTACATAAACGATACATCTATGCACATGATAAAAAAGAACACGAGGTGGAAAGGAGGCTTTGTTATGGCCAGATTAAACGAGCTAGAAATCGCCCAGTTAAGTGATGAACAAATAAAAAAGCTGCAGGAGACGGAAAGGATGATCAACACCGCCGGCAACCTGGATATCTACCTCCTCGCCCTTAAAAAAAAGTAACTCGGCCAAGGTTCAACCTTGCAACCGAGCTGAAACGTTTATAACTGCCATGCGCCCCTGGGAAGGGGCTTTTTTAATGACAGCCGCTGCAGGTACTGCAGCTGCCGCCGCTGCAGCTGCTGCCGGAAGAAGTACCCGGTTCGCCTTTGCGAACATATAAAAATCCGGTAAAGCGCTGGCTGACCTGACCGCCGCACTCAGGGCAGCGGACTTTCTCTCTATCCTTAATGGCTACGAACTGGCTGAACTGGTGTCCGCACTCGTTGCATTTAAAGTCATAGGTCGGCATAGTTTCATCTCCTTCCTCGGCAAAATTATAACACCCTATAGTCCTTTTTGTCATCCTCGGCGACCTTCAGTGTACTGGACGAAGGGGTTAAATAGTCTGGCGGAAGAACCCGGCAGACGTAATAATCAAGGGCTTCCACCAGATCGATGATGGGATTATCCTTATAAGGTTCACCGGAAGGAGAATAAAGTAGCCGCACCCGAGGGCGGAGGGCGTGACCCCACGCTGTCCCGGTGACCACGCCAACGTCACCGCTGTTGAGCTGCACCAAGGTGCCGACGGGGTAGACGGCAACATTGGTCAAAAAGGCTTTGACAATCTCATAATCATGGGTAAAATTGCCGGAAGCCGCCAGCATCTCATAAGCCTCGTGGGGCGGATAGGCACGGCGGTACACCCGGTCGGCGGTTAAGGCGTCGTAAACGTCGACCACCCCGGTAATTCTGGCAAATTCATGGATTTCATTACCCTTTAGCCCCTGGGGATAGCCGCTGCCGTTGTAACGCTCATGGTGTTCCAGAGCTACCCGTGCGGAAACGAGGCTCACTTCCTTCTGCATGCGTAGTATTTCAAAACCTTGGCGGGCATGCTTACATACGAGTTCATATTCCTCCACCGTTAGCTTGCCTGGTTTGTTCAAGATATGGAGGGGCACGCAGGTCTTACCGATATCGTGGAGCAGGGCGCCAATGCCGAGCAGCAGCAGGGCTTCCCGACTGTAACGCAGGGTTAATCCTGTAACCATAGCCAAAATACACACGTTCACCGAATGGCCGAAGGTATAATCATCCAGGGCGCGAATATCGGTGAGGTTGACCATCAGTTCTTTACGATCTAAAAGATCTTCGAGGAGGCTCTCAACAATGCGCTGGATGCGGCCCGAATCGACCAGCAGCGGCACGTGGCCCCTTTCCCATTCCCGGCAGCTGTCGAAAAGCTCCCTGACTGCCTTGACGGCAGCCAGGCGCGTTTCTTCACGCACTATGTCTTCTACTTCCACATCTTCTAGAAAATCGTCGCGAATATATACCGCCGGCACGCCCAGCTCCTTTAAGCGCACTATGTAGCTGGGTTTTATTACCACGCCTTTGTTAAGCAAAACTCGCCCTTCGGCATTATAAATGGTCCGGGCCACCACCATACCCGGTTTTAAAGCGGTGACCGCTATTTTACGCACAGGCGGCACTTCCCTTCTTCAGTCGCCCCTTAATCTTGCAATAATTATAACCGCGGCTCCTTTATTTAATATCGACGCTAAATCTACCATCTTAAAAAATAAACCACCCTTTAGGGTGGCCCGCCTTTAATAAGCCTGCCGGTTGTGGGGGAAGATGCCGTAACCCGGATCCTTTTGCTGGCGGTAGAGGTAATAAATTAGGGCCGCCAGGGCACCGCCGAGGATCACGATCCCGTAGATCACTTCCTTCACCCCCTCATACACTGACCCTCAAGCCAGCCCGGCGCGGCTGACTTTCTCGTGTTCGATAAGGCTTACCGTATCCTTTAAAATGCGGATGAATCTCAGCTCCGGGTCTTCCGGGCCTTGCAGGTCGGCATGTTCTTTCTTCAATAGATTAACATAATCTATAATCTCCCGGGTAATAACCTCTCCCGGGCAGACAAGGGGAATCCCCGGAGGATAGGCCGTAATGGCCTCGGCGCTGATTTCTCCTTCGGCATACTCGAGCTCTACACTGCGTGTCTGGCTGTAAAAAGCGGCCCGCGGCAGCACGGCCATCCTGGGAATGGCCGGCAGGGGCGGACAGAACTTAACTACGTTTTTCAAGGAATGCCGGCCCGCGACATCCTCAAAGGCCGCAACTAAACGGCCGGCCGTTTCCCAATCGTCACCGATAGATACGAGGAGCAGAACGTTATAGAGATCGGAGAGCTCTACCTGGATTTTGTACTCCCGGCGCAGGATGGCTTCCATTTCATAGCCCGAAAGGCCCAATCCCTGGACGTTGACGGTAATTTTGGTGGGATCGATGGCCACGCATCCAGGTAGTGTTGCCGCTTCTTCACCCATTATATTTAGCCCCTCAATACGGGAAAGCTGCCTGCGAATCCAGCGGCTGATTTCCAGGGTGCGCGCCAGGAGCTCCCGGCCTTTAAGGGCCATCTGTTTTCTGGCCACATCCAAGGAGGCCAGTAAAATATACGAGGGGCTCGTCGTCTGGCTGAGGTTGAGAACGGCCTTCACGTGTTTAGGGTCCAACCTTTTTCCCTGCAGGAGAAGGAAAGAGCTTTGCGTCATGGAGCCCGCCAACTTATGGGCGCTCGCCGCGGCCAAATCGGCACCGGCCGCCATGGCCGACAGCGGCAGATCCGGGTGAAATGGGAGGTGGGCCCCATGGGCCTCATCAACCAGCACGGGTACGTCATACTTATGGGCCACTTCCACTATTTCTTTCAGGGGCGGTACGGTGCCATAGTAGTTGGGGCTGATGACAAATACCGCCTTTGCGTCGGGGTGCTCTTTTAAGGCCCTCTCCACCTTTTCTGGCGTAACACCCATAGATATGCCAAAATCCTCGTTAATCTCGGGTTCAATATAAACGGGATGGGCTCCGCTCAATATAAGTCCGCCCAAGGCGGAACGGTGGGCATTGCGGGGAATGATGATTTTATCCCCCGGCTGGCAGACGGCCATGATCATCGCCTGAATGCCGGAAGTAGTGCCGTTGACAAGGAAAAAGGCGTAATCCGCCCCGTAGGCGTCGGCCGCCAGCGCCTCCGCTTCCCGGATAACGTCGCGGGGGTTGCAGATATTATCCAACCCGGGAACACAGGTGAGGTCCATGGCCAGGACCCGCTCGCCGACGTATTCTTTCAATTCCGCCAGGGCCCGGCCCTGTTTATGACCTGGTACGTGAAAGGGCAGGACACCTTCATCTATATACTGTTTGATGGCCGTAAACACCGGTGTTCTGGTTTGGTCCAGCATGGCAAACGCCCCCCATCTCGCCTTGCAACAGATTTTATTACACCATAAATGACGTCGTATTGCAAGCATAATTCTCTCTATATTTTTATGGGGGCAGGCCATACCGGGTTACATGGAAATACAAAGAGCCGTCAACCGACGGCTCATAAGTTTTAAGCTTTATTTCGCCCCCAGCTCGGCGGCGATTTTCTTCCTTTCGGTCCTATCGATCTTTACAAAACGGCCCTTGAGCTTGGTCATTACTTCCGGCATTGTCGTGTATTCCATATCCTCTAAGGGCAGGCGGTGGGGCTCGAAGGGACCCAGAGAACGCAGGTAGTTGGCTATTTCGTTGGCCGTCTGCCGGGCTTTGTCAAAGGCAACATCGGCAAAGAGGTCCTGGGGACCCACCAGGCGCCCACCGGACAGCTGGAACCCCATGGCCACCACCCGCGGCGGGCCGTCAAACCGCGTCGGCGTCGCTTGATTCAAACCTACGGGCATTAAAGGTCCGATGTGGGAACCGCGCATCCAGCCGGCCACCAGATGGGGGTTGGCGAAGGGCTCCAGGGCTTCGCCCACGGCCGGCAGGCCGCTCTGGCAGCGGACGATGCATACCGGATCGTCTTTGCCTACATAGCGACCGGCCATGAGGTTCAAGCGTTGGGTGCTGGACACGGCGGCAATTTCACCCGTCGATTTAGAATAAACGGCCTTGATGCAGTAGCGCCCCGGCGCACCGATGAAAACAAGGAGGTCGTACATCTCTTCTGGCAGAGAAAACTCCACCCGCTCATTTTTGATGAGGTCGTAAACCTCGAAACGGAATCCCTGGTGCATCTTGGGATCGATGACCAGACCGATGGTGTTGAAGGGATCGGCAAACATCTTGTAGAGGGGAAAGTTCCAGGCGCCGGGCTCCGTCTTGTCGGCGGCGAATACGATTACCGGCTCGCTCTTGCGTTCCTCAAACTCCATTTCGGCGACTCCCGGCCCCATACCCTTGACGTTGCCGGAGAAGGCATCAGAAAGGAGATCCTGACCGGCACCGTAAAGCTTCAATTCCCGGGCCACTTCGGTGCACTGCAGAAAAACGTTCCAGGCCAGGTGATGAATTTCCGGGCAGTCAACGCCATATTTATGAGTCATGATGAGGTTGATGTCGTCGCCCACATGGGTAACCCGGTAATCTATAAGCAGCTTGCTGGCGGCAAGACAGCGCTCCGCTGTCTCTAACAGGCGCGGGTGCACGCTGGAGTGGCCTACATAGCCGCCAATATCAGCTTTGATGACGCTTAATGTAATCCTTTCACCCACAGTTACGAACCCCCTTACCCAGAAATAAAATATATGTGCTATACTATATGCTTTTTTATTCGATATAGAATAGCAGATTTCCTGCATCGGCTATAAAATTTTTTGCAATAAAAAAGCCTTCCCCGTGGGGAAGGCCTGATGAATGAACATTTTGTCCTCATTTAGCACACCTGGCTATTTTTATGTTTCTGCAGGCTCCGTATGATGGTAATTACCAAAAAAACCAGAGCCATCAGATACAGGGAAATAGAAATCGGTGTGGCAAATAAGCTGCTTATTTCACCCCGGCCCATTATCAGGGCCTGGCGCAAAGAGCGTTCCATTATCGGCCCCATTACCAGACCGATTAACAAGGGGGCAGGGTCGTATTCAAATTTACGCATCAAATAACCAACCAATCCGGCACCCAGCATAACCCAGACGTCAAATATATTGTTATTGTCTGCATAGGCCCCGACCATACAAAAGAGCAGGACCACCGGCATCAGGTATTTCTGCGGTATGCGAGTTATGCTCGCCCAGATACCGACCAGGGGCAAATTTAAAATTAACAGCATGATGTTGCCGATGTACATGCTGCCTATGACGCCCCAGAAGGCGTCCGGATGCTCCCGCAGGAAAAGGGGACCGGGCGTCACGCCCATTAAGAGCATGCCGCTTAAAAGGACGGCAATGGCGGGCGAAAAGGGTATCCCCAGGGATAACAACGGTACCATGGCACCGGCGCTGGCGGCGTTGTTGGCCGATTCCGGCCCGGCCACGCCCTCAATGGCGCCTTCGCCGAACTCTTCTTTATGCTTGGAAACGCCTTTTTCCAGGCTATAGGAAGCAAAGGAAGCTATGGTAGAAGCGGGACCCGGCACCAGACCAATTAAAAATCCCAGGAAACTTCCGCGTAATATAGGGGGTAAGGCCCGCCGGAGCTCTTCTTTCGTCGGGTAAAGGTCGCGCAGGCCCACTTTCATTACTTCCATTGGTTGATCGACCTGGCTGGCCAACCAGAAAATCTCGCCCACCCCGAACAGGCCGGCGGCAATGGCAATGAAACTCAGCCCAGTACCCGCGCCAGCATAGTTAAAGGTGAAACGATTGACGCCCCCCAGGGGGTCCAAACCTACTGTAGAGAGTAACAACCCGAAGGCGATCATTAAGAAGGCCTTAAGGCCGCCTTTGCCCGACAGATTTGATAAAAGGATTATACTGACAATAGTCAGTGCAAAAAATTCAGCCGGGCCGAATTTCAGAGCCACCTTGGCCAGGGGCGGCGCGAAAAGCTGGAGGAGGATAACGCCGAGGGTTCCTGCAACAAACGAACCCAGGGCGCTGACGGCAAGGGCCGCCCCGGCCCGTCCTTTCCGGGCCAATTTGTATCCTTCCAGGCAGGTTACCACGCTGGCCGGTTCGCCGGGAACGTTGACTAAAATTGAAGTTGTCGATCCGCCGTACATGGCGCCGTAGTAAATCCCGGCCAGCATAATAAGTCCGGCTGTCGGCCCCATTTTCACCGTCAGGGGTAATAACATGGCCATAGCAGCGGCCGGACCTAACCCGGGAAGTACACCGGTCAAGGTTCCGACAATAACTCCGATTAGGCAGGCAAAAAGGTTAAAAGGCGTTAGAGCCAGTTGCAAGCCTTCCAGTAAAGGCATTGTCCATCCTCCTAAATTAAAAGGCCCGTCGGAAAAGATACTTTAAGCCAAAACCCGAAAATCAAATAAGCTCCAAGTACGGCACCTGCGGCAATGAAAACAGCCTTAGACCATTCTGTCACACCCAGCAGTTTGCAGCACAAAAGGATCAAAAGAAAGCTGGTGACAAAGAAGCCCAAAGTTCCCATAAATAAGAGGGCGGCAATAACTAACACAGTTAAAAATAATACCCTGATGTTATTTTCCGCCGCGTTTTCGCTTTTTTCCTCTTCCTGTGATTTTGTTTTAAATATACTGACTATAAAAAGCCAACCGGCGAGGACGATGACGGCCACTGCAATAAGCATGGGAAAAACCGCTTCACCCGGTGCGGTCAAAGTACCAAGCTCGTACTGGCGGGAATAAAGTAAGAAAAATAACCCTATTCCCAGCAGTATTAAGCTGCTAAGAGCATCTTTTTTAGCCATGCTCCTCCTCCTTGACGGCTTATAAAACCGCCCGTGGAGTGCTGCGTACTTGGAGCACTCCACGGGACGAACTGAGCTGCTACGTAGACTGCTGCTTACTGTTTTTTCATATTAATTTGGGCCATTAGGGCTGCCAACTCCTGATCCTGCTTGGCTATAAACTGATCAAAGTCTTTGGCGTTGCGGAACTCGATATTGGCACCCATTTCGGCGGCGAATTTCTTAAACTCTTCGTTTTCAGTAACTTTCTTCATGGCAGCTTCCAATTTGCTGATTACGCCTTCCGGAGTGCCGGCCGGCACGGCGATGCCCCGCCACAGGGAGAGGGTCAAATCGATGCCCTTTTCTTTAAAAGTGGGTACATCCGGTAAGGCCTGCAGCCGCTGCTCGCTGGTGACCGCCAGGATCCTGACCTGACCGGCTTTGACCTGGGACATGATTTCCGCCGGCAGCTGGGAGCTGGCTTCAATCTGGCCGCCTAAAAGGCTGGACACGGCCAAACCCTGGCCAAAGGGCACATGGGTAAATTTAGCCCCGGTTTTGTTTTCTAAAGCCACGGCTACGAGATGGGTAAAGCTGCCGTTGCCGGAATTACCGATTCTTACTTTACCCGGATTCTTTTTGGCGTACTCGATGAACTCATTGATGTCTTTCCAGGGGGCATCGGCCCTGACGGCAATGCTCACCGGCTCGGTGGTCAGCTCGGCTACGCCGCTGAAAGCCTTGTAGTCAAAATTCATATTGCCAGCATGATAGGCGGTGTTGATGGAATTGGAGTTCCAGACGATGCTGTAGCCGTCCGGCTTCTGACTCTTGACATAGGTGTAACCCGTGGCACCGCCGGCGCCAGTACGGTTGACGACGGAAATGGGCTGGCCTAATTCCTTACCGGCTATTTCCGCCACCTTGCGCGCCAGCAAATCGGCGCCGCTGCCCGCGCCAAAAAGAACTGTCATTTCGATGGGTTTATTTGGATAGTCGACTGCCGCCTTGTTCTCGCCTTGCCCACTACTTTTTGCGCCTTCCTGGGTCTGCTTGGTGCCGCCGCAGGCGGTAAGGGTGAGGCTGAGCACCAGCATCGTGACCAGCAATGCAGCTAAGCCTTTTGACCTCCACCTTTTCATGATAACCCTCCTTAAAATAATGTTTTTATTAATGCAGCGGTACACCCGCCGGCATTCCGGCTACAATAAGCCCTAACGCAATGGCTATTGCGCTAACGAGGGTTAATATCACGCCGATTTTGAAAAGATCTTTAAAGCTGAAGTACCCGTAAGCATAGGGCAGGACAAAGGAAGGGCTCTCGGTTACCAGAATAAAATGGGTCGAGGAAGCGAACCCTGCGGCCATGGCCAAGGCAAGCACCGGCAGGCCGTTTTGCTGGGCATAGGCAATGATAAAGGGTACATTAACCGATGCCGCCGCCGTAAAGCTGGAAAAACCCAAAGAATCTACGGCCACTAATAGGGTTACAGCAAAGGGCTGTAAGGCCAGTGGTAGTTTGGCCATGGGTTTTAAAGCATGTTCGGCCACCCACTGGGCCAGTCCGCTCTGGCTGGCAGCCAGGCCCAGGGCAAAACCGCCCACCACCAGCATCAAAGCGCCCCATTCCAAATGCTTCTCAACGTCGCTCCATTTTTTAAACACACCGATGCCCGGCATTGCCAGGAGCCCTAGTATAAGCAGGGAAACCAGAGCTATCGGTAATTTATTCCATGTTCCGGTAAGCCAAAGGACTACCGCTATCAGGAAAACCGCCAGGGTGGTGATTTCTTCCGTAGACCAGGGGCCCATATCTTTGAGTTCTTTTTTAATAACTTCTTTTCCATAGGGCAACTCTTTAATCTCAGGTGGAAACAGCTT belongs to Moorella humiferrea and includes:
- a CDS encoding FmdB family zinc ribbon protein, with amino-acid sequence MPTYDFKCNECGHQFSQFVAIKDREKVRCPECGGQVSQRFTGFLYVRKGEPGTSSGSSCSGGSCSTCSGCH
- the fbp gene encoding fructose-1,6-bisphosphate aldolase/phosphatase, producing MGERITLSVIKADIGGYVGHSSVHPRLLETAERCLAASKLLIDYRVTHVGDDINLIMTHKYGVDCPEIHHLAWNVFLQCTEVARELKLYGAGQDLLSDAFSGNVKGMGPGVAEMEFEERKSEPVIVFAADKTEPGAWNFPLYKMFADPFNTIGLVIDPKMHQGFRFEVYDLIKNERVEFSLPEEMYDLLVFIGAPGRYCIKAVYSKSTGEIAAVSSTQRLNLMAGRYVGKDDPVCIVRCQSGLPAVGEALEPFANPHLVAGWMRGSHIGPLMPVGLNQATPTRFDGPPRVVAMGFQLSGGRLVGPQDLFADVAFDKARQTANEIANYLRSLGPFEPHRLPLEDMEYTTMPEVMTKLKGRFVKIDRTERKKIAAELGAK
- a CDS encoding tripartite tricarboxylate transporter substrate binding protein, which produces MKRWRSKGLAALLVTMLVLSLTLTACGGTKQTQEGAKSSGQGENKAAVDYPNKPIEMTVLFGAGSGADLLARKVAEIAGKELGQPISVVNRTGAGGATGYTYVKSQKPDGYSIVWNSNSINTAYHAGNMNFDYKAFSGVAELTTEPVSIAVRADAPWKDINEFIEYAKKNPGKVRIGNSGNGSFTHLVAVALENKTGAKFTHVPFGQGLAVSSLLGGQIEASSQLPAEIMSQVKAGQVRILAVTSEQRLQALPDVPTFKEKGIDLTLSLWRGIAVPAGTPEGVISKLEAAMKKVTENEEFKKFAAEMGANIEFRNAKDFDQFIAKQDQELAALMAQINMKKQ
- a CDS encoding aminotransferase class I/II-fold pyridoxal phosphate-dependent enzyme: MLDQTRTPVFTAIKQYIDEGVLPFHVPGHKQGRALAELKEYVGERVLAMDLTCVPGLDNICNPRDVIREAEALAADAYGADYAFFLVNGTTSGIQAMIMAVCQPGDKIIIPRNAHRSALGGLILSGAHPVYIEPEINEDFGISMGVTPEKVERALKEHPDAKAVFVISPNYYGTVPPLKEIVEVAHKYDVPVLVDEAHGAHLPFHPDLPLSAMAAGADLAAASAHKLAGSMTQSSFLLLQGKRLDPKHVKAVLNLSQTTSPSYILLASLDVARKQMALKGRELLARTLEISRWIRRQLSRIEGLNIMGEEAATLPGCVAIDPTKITVNVQGLGLSGYEMEAILRREYKIQVELSDLYNVLLLVSIGDDWETAGRLVAAFEDVAGRHSLKNVVKFCPPLPAIPRMAVLPRAAFYSQTRSVELEYAEGEISAEAITAYPPGIPLVCPGEVITREIIDYVNLLKKEHADLQGPEDPELRFIRILKDTVSLIEHEKVSRAGLA
- a CDS encoding HD-GYP domain-containing protein translates to MRKIAVTALKPGMVVARTIYNAEGRVLLNKGVVIKPSYIVRLKELGVPAVYIRDDFLEDVEVEDIVREETRLAAVKAVRELFDSCREWERGHVPLLVDSGRIQRIVESLLEDLLDRKELMVNLTDIRALDDYTFGHSVNVCILAMVTGLTLRYSREALLLLGIGALLHDIGKTCVPLHILNKPGKLTVEEYELVCKHARQGFEILRMQKEVSLVSARVALEHHERYNGSGYPQGLKGNEIHEFARITGVVDVYDALTADRVYRRAYPPHEAYEMLAASGNFTHDYEIVKAFLTNVAVYPVGTLVQLNSGDVGVVTGTAWGHALRPRVRLLYSPSGEPYKDNPIIDLVEALDYYVCRVLPPDYLTPSSSTLKVAEDDKKDYRVL
- a CDS encoding polynucleotide phosphorylase, giving the protein MARLNELEIAQLSDEQIKKLQETERMINTAGNLDIYLLALKKK
- a CDS encoding tripartite tricarboxylate transporter permease; translated protein: MPLLEGLQLALTPFNLFACLIGVIVGTLTGVLPGLGPAAAMAMLLPLTVKMGPTAGLIMLAGIYYGAMYGGSTTSILVNVPGEPASVVTCLEGYKLARKGRAGAALAVSALGSFVAGTLGVILLQLFAPPLAKVALKFGPAEFFALTIVSIILLSNLSGKGGLKAFLMIAFGLLLSTVGLDPLGGVNRFTFNYAGAGTGLSFIAIAAGLFGVGEIFWLASQVDQPMEVMKVGLRDLYPTKEELRRALPPILRGSFLGFLIGLVPGPASTIASFASYSLEKGVSKHKEEFGEGAIEGVAGPESANNAASAGAMVPLLSLGIPFSPAIAVLLSGMLLMGVTPGPLFLREHPDAFWGVIGSMYIGNIMLLILNLPLVGIWASITRIPQKYLMPVVLLFCMVGAYADNNNIFDVWVMLGAGLVGYLMRKFEYDPAPLLIGLVMGPIMERSLRQALIMGRGEISSLFATPISISLYLMALVFLVITIIRSLQKHKNSQVC
- a CDS encoding tripartite tricarboxylate transporter TctB family protein — translated: MAKKDALSSLILLGIGLFFLLYSRQYELGTLTAPGEAVFPMLIAVAVIVLAGWLFIVSIFKTKSQEEEKSENAAENNIRVLFLTVLVIAALLFMGTLGFFVTSFLLILLCCKLLGVTEWSKAVFIAAGAVLGAYLIFGFWLKVSFPTGLLI